The Abyssicoccus albus genome includes a region encoding these proteins:
- the atpA gene encoding F0F1 ATP synthase subunit alpha: protein MAIKTEEISALLRSQIENYEQDMTVSDIGTIIRVGDGIALAHGLSDVMSGELVEFKSGVLGLAQSLEEDNVGIVILGPYDDIREGDEVKRTNRIMEVPVGEELIGRVVNPLGQPIDGKGPLNTTKTRPIESKATGVMDRKSVDEPLQTGIKAIDALVPIGRGQRELIIGDRQTGKTTVAIDTILNPKDEDMICVYVAIGQKESTVRSTVETLRQHGALDYTIVVSASAAQPSPLLYIAPYSGVSMAEEFMFNGKHVLIVYDDLTKQASAYRELSLLLRRPPGREAYPGDVFYLHSRLLERAAKLNDDLGGGSITALPFIETQAGDISAYVPTNVISITDGQIFLQSDLFFSGVRPAINAGLSVSRVGGSAQIKAMKKVAGTLRLDLASFRELESFAQFGSDLDEATKSKLERGKRTVEVLKQDANKPLTVDKQVAIIYALTNGYLDDIAVEDITRFEDEFLSWLSNNTPEILSNIKETKQLPDKDAYDQAITAFKKTFSASK, encoded by the coding sequence ATGGCCATAAAAACTGAAGAAATCAGTGCTTTATTGCGCTCTCAAATTGAGAACTACGAACAAGATATGACCGTATCAGACATTGGTACGATTATTCGAGTTGGTGATGGTATTGCACTAGCTCATGGCTTATCAGATGTGATGAGTGGTGAACTTGTAGAATTCAAAAGTGGTGTGTTAGGACTTGCACAAAGTCTTGAAGAGGACAATGTAGGGATTGTAATTTTAGGACCTTACGATGATATTCGTGAAGGTGATGAAGTAAAGCGTACGAACAGAATTATGGAAGTACCGGTTGGTGAAGAATTAATTGGACGTGTTGTAAACCCATTAGGACAACCGATTGATGGTAAAGGTCCTCTTAATACGACGAAAACTCGCCCGATTGAAAGTAAAGCAACAGGTGTTATGGATCGTAAATCTGTTGATGAACCATTACAAACAGGGATTAAAGCGATTGATGCACTAGTACCGATTGGACGTGGACAACGTGAATTGATTATCGGTGACCGTCAAACGGGTAAAACAACCGTCGCAATCGATACAATTCTTAACCCAAAAGATGAAGATATGATTTGTGTTTACGTTGCAATTGGTCAGAAGGAATCAACAGTTCGTTCGACAGTAGAAACTCTACGTCAACACGGAGCGTTAGATTATACAATCGTTGTATCTGCAAGTGCAGCTCAACCATCTCCATTATTATATATAGCACCTTACTCAGGTGTATCAATGGCTGAGGAGTTTATGTTTAATGGTAAGCACGTATTAATCGTATATGATGATTTAACAAAGCAAGCATCTGCATATCGTGAATTATCATTATTACTTAGAAGACCACCAGGACGTGAAGCATATCCTGGGGATGTATTCTACTTACATTCACGTCTATTAGAACGTGCTGCGAAGTTAAATGATGATTTAGGTGGCGGTTCTATTACAGCCTTACCATTTATTGAGACTCAAGCTGGTGATATTTCAGCATACGTTCCAACGAACGTAATCTCTATCACAGACGGTCAAATTTTCTTGCAATCTGACTTATTCTTCTCAGGTGTAAGACCTGCAATTAATGCCGGATTATCAGTATCACGTGTTGGTGGTTCAGCTCAGATTAAAGCAATGAAAAAGGTCGCAGGAACACTACGTCTTGACCTAGCTTCATTCAGAGAATTAGAATCATTCGCTCAATTTGGCTCAGACCTTGATGAAGCAACGAAGTCTAAATTAGAACGTGGTAAACGTACTGTTGAAGTATTGAAACAAGATGCGAATAAGCCACTCACTGTTGATAAACAAGTTGCGATTATTTATGCATTAACAAATGGATATTTAGATGATATCGCTGTTGAAGATATTACTCGTTTCGAAGATGAATTCCTAAGCTGGTTATCGAACAATACTCCAGAGATTTTATCGAACATTAAAGAAACGAAACAACTACCAGATAAAGATGCTTATGATCAAGCAATTACAGCATTCAAGAAAACATTTAGTGCTTCAAAATAA
- the atpH gene encoding ATP synthase F1 subunit delta: MSIQSAKSYAQSLFDTALKHDKEKKVLKDLLAIHDSVNAQKKSYLNVVNHPKLSKDARMDMISKSFGEANKYVVNTIKVMASNNKLDLLPYLYEAYEEVYNEHLGIRKATVESTYKLFETELERIGQVFVQKLGLNKLIMKNEVNPSLIGGVRIKIDTKVYDGSIKTKLNDIKQRVVRH, encoded by the coding sequence ATGTCAATTCAAAGCGCCAAATCTTATGCACAAAGCTTATTCGATACTGCATTGAAGCATGATAAAGAAAAGAAAGTCCTTAAAGATTTATTAGCAATTCATGATTCTGTGAATGCACAAAAAAAATCATACTTAAACGTTGTAAACCATCCAAAGTTAAGTAAAGATGCAAGAATGGATATGATTAGTAAATCTTTTGGTGAGGCAAACAAATATGTTGTCAATACAATTAAGGTGATGGCATCTAATAATAAATTAGATTTGCTTCCTTATCTATATGAAGCATATGAAGAAGTGTATAACGAACATCTAGGGATTAGAAAAGCAACTGTTGAATCTACATATAAACTATTTGAGACTGAATTAGAACGCATTGGACAAGTTTTCGTTCAAAAGCTAGGTTTGAATAAATTAATTATGAAAAACGAAGTAAATCCATCATTAATTGGTGGTGTTCGAATTAAGATCGATACGAAAGTATACGATGGCTCAATCAAAACAAAATTGAACGATATTAAACAACGAGTTGTGCGTCATTAG
- a CDS encoding F0F1 ATP synthase subunit B — protein sequence MLDLFVLGAASGGGVEFGTIFGTLIVFLVLLFLLSKYAWGPLKNIMDEREQMINRDLDEAKRAREEATKLQEENERKLNEAKQEIDTMLTNAKNQAKTEKQAIIDEATMKSDQMLKDAQTEIQNEKDRAMNDINDKVAELSILIAEKVLNKEINDKDQKDLVEQYIHEAGDK from the coding sequence GTGTTAGATTTATTCGTATTAGGAGCTGCTAGTGGCGGCGGTGTTGAATTTGGTACTATATTCGGCACATTAATAGTGTTTTTAGTTCTACTTTTCTTACTAAGTAAGTATGCGTGGGGCCCACTTAAAAACATTATGGATGAACGTGAACAAATGATTAATCGAGATCTCGATGAAGCGAAACGTGCCCGTGAAGAAGCAACGAAGCTTCAAGAAGAGAATGAACGTAAATTAAATGAAGCAAAACAAGAAATTGACACAATGCTTACAAATGCTAAGAATCAAGCTAAAACTGAGAAACAAGCGATTATTGATGAGGCAACGATGAAGTCGGATCAAATGTTAAAAGATGCACAGACTGAAATTCAAAATGAAAAAGACCGTGCAATGAATGATATTAATGATAAAGTTGCTGAATTATCTATATTAATCGCTGAAAAAGTGTTAAATAAAGAAATTAATGACAAAGATCAAAAAGATCTTGTTGAACAGTATATTCATGAGGCAGGCGATAAATAA
- the atpE gene encoding F0F1 ATP synthase subunit C: MNLLAAAITIGLAALGAGIGNALIVSRTVEGVSRQPESKGDLMPIMFIGVGLVEAVPIIGVVVTLLMLFMF, encoded by the coding sequence ATGAATTTATTAGCAGCAGCAATTACAATCGGTTTAGCAGCATTAGGCGCAGGTATTGGTAACGCATTAATCGTATCTCGTACAGTAGAAGGTGTTTCTCGTCAACCAGAATCAAAAGGTGATTTAATGCCAATCATGTTCATCGGTGTAGGTTTAGTTGAGGCCGTTCCAATCATCGGTGTAGTTGTAACTTTATTAATGTTATTCATGTTTTAA
- the atpB gene encoding F0F1 ATP synthase subunit A — MDHKAPISTYDLFGFPIMVNWSTLGMAVVAAIIVFVIGIVLTRNLKVRATGGQVFIEWVMDFVKGIINSNMSWQKGAKFHFLAITLIMFIFVSNMLGLPFAIVVDHVLWWKSPTADPTFTLTLAALMVLLTHYYGVKERGFGGYAKSFTEPVAFLTPIKIIEEFSSTLTLGLRLYGNIFAGEVLLGLLAGLTASFGILGFVGAFLPTMIWQGFSIFVGSIQSYIFVMLSMVYMSHKISDDH; from the coding sequence ATGGATCATAAGGCTCCCATCTCCACATATGACTTGTTCGGTTTTCCGATTATGGTGAACTGGTCAACACTTGGCATGGCAGTTGTTGCAGCGATTATCGTCTTTGTTATTGGTATCGTATTAACGCGCAACTTGAAAGTTCGTGCAACAGGTGGACAAGTTTTTATTGAGTGGGTTATGGATTTTGTCAAGGGGATTATAAACAGCAACATGAGTTGGCAAAAGGGTGCAAAGTTTCACTTTCTAGCGATTACTTTGATTATGTTTATTTTCGTATCAAACATGCTAGGATTGCCATTTGCAATAGTTGTTGATCACGTACTTTGGTGGAAATCACCAACTGCAGATCCAACATTTACGTTGACACTTGCAGCGTTAATGGTATTACTTACTCATTATTACGGTGTGAAGGAACGCGGTTTTGGTGGATACGCTAAATCATTCACTGAACCAGTCGCATTTTTAACACCAATCAAAATAATAGAGGAGTTCTCTTCAACATTAACACTTGGCCTACGTTTATACGGTAACATTTTTGCCGGTGAGGTATTACTAGGTTTACTCGCAGGGTTAACAGCATCTTTTGGGATTTTAGGTTTTGTTGGAGCGTTTTTACCAACAATGATTTGGCAAGGGTTCTCAATATTTGTAGGCTCTATCCAATCGTATATTTTCGTTATGTTATCAATGGTATATATGTCACATAAAATTAGTGACGACCATTAA
- a CDS encoding ATP synthase subunit I, whose product MKHFKIFVHSFLKYYLAAILAFGVVYWFTLSPIFLGLIIGTIASTLCSFVWCMKLLRSIESDDINIGTGMIHRVLIVCVACSFWIKFPEQVDVLGVLVGIVLHYIAILIFSTIRLIK is encoded by the coding sequence ATGAAACATTTCAAAATATTTGTGCACTCGTTTCTGAAATATTACTTGGCTGCAATTTTGGCATTTGGTGTAGTCTATTGGTTTACATTGAGTCCAATATTTTTAGGATTAATCATAGGGACAATCGCTTCAACTTTATGTTCATTTGTTTGGTGCATGAAACTTCTAAGAAGTATTGAATCAGACGATATAAATATTGGAACAGGCATGATACATAGAGTTTTAATCGTCTGTGTGGCGTGTAGTTTTTGGATTAAATTTCCTGAGCAAGTTGATGTTTTAGGTGTATTAGTTGGGATTGTGTTGCATTATATCGCAATATTGATATTTTCTACAATCCGCTTAATTAAATAA
- the wecB gene encoding non-hydrolyzing UDP-N-acetylglucosamine 2-epimerase — protein sequence MKKIMTIFGTRPEAIKMAPLVLQLKKDPELEPIVVVTAQHREMLDQVLEIFNITPDYDLNVMKQNQTLSEVTSRVLMGLEDVIKEAQPDMVLVHGDTTTTFTGALAAFYNETAIGHVEAGLRTHNKYSPFPEEMNRQMTGVMADLHFAPTTQSAQNLINENKKEETVCITGNTAIDALNTTVSDDYVSEVLKSHDGLRTILLTAHRRENIGEPMHNIFKAVKRIVDEYDDVAVVYPMHKNPKVRDIAKTYLDNHDRIDLIEPLDVIDFHNFAHQAHFILTDSGGVQEEAPSLGKPVLVLRDTTERPEGVEAGTLKLAGIEEEKIYELTKELLDDEALYKSMSEASNPYGDGKASERICENIKYYFNILDEKPKSFKL from the coding sequence ATGAAAAAAATTATGACGATATTCGGTACGAGACCAGAAGCGATTAAAATGGCACCGCTTGTCCTACAACTTAAGAAAGACCCAGAGCTAGAGCCAATCGTAGTGGTTACAGCACAACATCGTGAAATGTTAGACCAAGTATTAGAAATCTTTAATATCACGCCTGACTATGATTTAAATGTAATGAAACAAAATCAAACGTTATCAGAAGTGACATCACGTGTGTTAATGGGATTAGAAGATGTCATCAAAGAAGCTCAGCCAGATATGGTACTTGTTCATGGAGATACGACGACAACATTTACAGGTGCCCTTGCAGCATTCTATAACGAAACTGCTATTGGTCATGTTGAGGCAGGATTACGTACACATAATAAATATTCACCATTTCCAGAAGAAATGAACCGTCAAATGACAGGCGTTATGGCGGATTTACATTTTGCGCCAACGACACAATCAGCACAAAATCTGATCAATGAAAATAAAAAAGAGGAGACTGTTTGCATTACAGGAAATACAGCTATCGATGCATTAAATACAACGGTATCGGATGATTATGTATCAGAAGTGTTAAAATCTCACGACGGATTAAGAACGATATTACTGACAGCGCATCGTCGTGAAAATATAGGCGAACCAATGCATAATATTTTCAAAGCGGTTAAACGAATCGTCGATGAGTATGATGATGTCGCAGTTGTTTATCCAATGCATAAGAACCCTAAAGTAAGAGACATCGCAAAAACATATTTAGATAATCACGATAGAATTGATTTAATTGAACCGTTAGATGTAATTGATTTCCATAACTTTGCTCATCAAGCCCACTTTATATTAACGGATTCTGGTGGAGTTCAAGAAGAAGCGCCATCTCTTGGTAAACCAGTACTCGTGTTAAGAGATACAACGGAACGTCCAGAAGGTGTAGAAGCGGGAACATTGAAGCTTGCTGGAATCGAAGAAGAAAAAATTTATGAGTTGACTAAGGAATTGTTAGATGACGAAGCACTCTATAAATCAATGAGTGAAGCGAGTAATCCATATGGTGACGGTAAGGCATCAGAACGCATTTGTGAAAACATTAAGTATTATTTTAATATTTTAGATGAAAAACCAAAATCATTTAAATTGTAA
- the upp gene encoding uracil phosphoribosyltransferase, with amino-acid sequence MENVKVLDHPLIQHKLSFIRDESTGTKDFRELVNEVSMLMGYEITRDLKLEDVEINTPVEKMTAKRLAGKKVAIIPILRAGLGMSEGILKLIPAARVGHVGLYRDPETFEAVEYYVKFPKDISDRKVIVTDPMLASGVSAIDAITALKKRGANNISFMCIIAAQDGVDALAEAHPDVDIYIAALDEKLNHKKYIVPGLGDAGDRLFGTK; translated from the coding sequence ATGGAAAATGTTAAAGTATTAGATCACCCACTTATTCAACATAAATTATCATTTATTAGAGATGAGAGTACAGGGACGAAAGACTTTCGTGAACTGGTCAATGAAGTATCTATGTTAATGGGTTATGAGATTACTAGAGATTTGAAGCTTGAAGATGTAGAAATTAACACACCTGTTGAGAAGATGACTGCAAAGCGATTAGCAGGTAAAAAAGTCGCGATTATTCCAATTCTTCGTGCAGGGCTAGGTATGTCAGAAGGCATATTGAAATTGATTCCTGCAGCAAGAGTAGGTCATGTTGGTTTATATAGAGACCCTGAAACGTTCGAAGCGGTCGAATATTACGTTAAATTCCCTAAAGATATATCGGATCGTAAAGTCATTGTGACTGACCCTATGTTAGCGTCCGGCGTATCGGCAATTGATGCGATTACAGCACTTAAAAAGCGTGGTGCTAATAATATTTCATTTATGTGCATCATTGCGGCTCAAGATGGTGTTGATGCATTGGCTGAAGCGCACCCTGATGTAGATATTTATATCGCTGCATTAGATGAAAAATTAAACCATAAGAAATATATCGTCCCTGGTCTTGGTGATGCAGGTGACAGATTATTCGGAACGAAATAG
- the glyA gene encoding serine hydroxymethyltransferase, which produces MTKLEQYSVAQDKELFDAMQKELNRQNNNIELIASENFVSRAVMEAQGSVLTNKYAEGYPGKRYYGGCEFVDIVENLARERAKELFKADHANVQPHSGSQANMAVYRVALKPGETILGMNLSHGGHLTHGSPVNFSGQTYNFVEYGVHEETEMIDYDHVQQLAKEHQPKLIVAGASAYGRAIDFKRFREIADSVDALLMVDMAHIAGLVAVGLHENPVEYADFVTTTTHKTLRGPRGGMILCKEEYAKAIDKSIFPGIQGGPLEHVIAAKAVAFGEALRPEFKEYQQQVINNAKVLAEELTNQGLKIVSNGTDNHLVLVDLRPVEVTGKVAEHALDEVGITCNKNTVPFDPESPFVTSGIRLGTPAVTTRGFNEEDMKVVARIIADVVKHHNDESVIQRSKEEVTSLTNKYPLYKEVY; this is translated from the coding sequence ATGACAAAATTAGAACAATACTCAGTTGCACAAGATAAAGAATTATTTGATGCGATGCAAAAAGAATTAAATCGTCAAAACAATAACATTGAATTGATAGCGTCTGAAAACTTCGTATCACGTGCAGTAATGGAAGCTCAGGGCTCAGTCTTGACGAACAAATACGCTGAAGGATATCCTGGTAAACGTTACTATGGTGGGTGTGAATTCGTTGATATTGTTGAAAACTTAGCGAGAGAACGTGCGAAAGAATTGTTCAAAGCTGATCATGCGAATGTTCAACCGCATTCTGGATCCCAAGCAAATATGGCGGTATATCGTGTTGCATTAAAGCCAGGTGAAACAATATTAGGTATGAATTTAAGTCATGGTGGACATTTAACACACGGTTCTCCAGTAAACTTCAGTGGTCAAACATACAACTTCGTAGAATATGGTGTTCATGAAGAGACAGAAATGATTGATTATGATCATGTTCAACAACTAGCGAAAGAACATCAACCGAAGCTTATCGTAGCAGGTGCAAGTGCATATGGACGTGCGATTGACTTCAAGCGCTTTAGAGAAATTGCTGACAGTGTAGATGCATTGTTAATGGTCGATATGGCACATATCGCAGGATTAGTTGCGGTAGGATTACATGAGAACCCCGTTGAATATGCAGATTTTGTCACAACGACAACACATAAAACGTTACGCGGACCGCGTGGTGGAATGATCTTATGCAAAGAAGAATATGCTAAAGCGATTGATAAATCAATTTTCCCTGGCATTCAAGGTGGACCGTTAGAGCATGTGATTGCAGCGAAAGCTGTTGCATTTGGAGAGGCGTTACGTCCAGAATTTAAAGAATATCAACAACAAGTCATCAATAACGCTAAAGTATTAGCTGAAGAATTGACGAATCAAGGGTTGAAAATTGTATCTAATGGAACAGATAATCACCTTGTGCTTGTTGACCTTCGTCCAGTTGAAGTGACGGGTAAAGTAGCAGAACATGCTTTAGATGAAGTCGGAATTACTTGTAATAAAAACACAGTACCATTTGATCCAGAATCTCCATTTGTCACAAGTGGTATTCGATTAGGTACACCAGCTGTCACAACACGTGGGTTTAATGAAGAAGATATGAAAGTTGTTGCGCGTATTATTGCTGACGTCGTAAAACATCACAATGACGAATCAGTCATTCAACGCTCTAAAGAAGAAGTGACATCATTAACAAATAAATACCCTTTATATAAAGAAGTTTATTAA
- a CDS encoding TIGR01440 family protein: protein MNDVSKRSKIDTDLERLLEELMKINFFKENELCVIGCSTSEVIGERIGTMGSMDVAELIYTKLDEIQSKTGVHFVFQGCEHINRALTMESAMLEPHHTVVDVLPVKSAGGSMSQYAYQHIQQPVVIEHVTAQCGIDIGQTMIGMHIQHVAVPVRTNQKVVGNAIVTICTSRPKKIGGNRAQYHS from the coding sequence ATGAACGACGTGTCAAAAAGATCGAAGATTGACACTGATCTTGAACGGTTGTTAGAAGAATTAATGAAAATTAATTTCTTTAAAGAAAATGAACTGTGTGTGATTGGTTGCTCTACATCTGAAGTCATTGGTGAGAGAATTGGCACGATGGGTAGTATGGATGTTGCTGAACTCATATATACTAAATTAGACGAAATACAGTCAAAAACTGGTGTTCACTTCGTCTTTCAAGGGTGTGAGCATATAAATCGAGCATTGACGATGGAAAGCGCGATGCTCGAGCCTCATCATACTGTTGTTGACGTATTGCCAGTCAAATCAGCCGGTGGAAGTATGTCTCAATATGCTTATCAACATATACAACAGCCGGTAGTGATTGAACATGTTACAGCACAATGTGGTATTGATATTGGTCAAACAATGATTGGGATGCATATTCAGCACGTAGCAGTGCCGGTAAGAACTAATCAAAAAGTGGTTGGTAACGCTATCGTGACAATCTGTACAAGTCGTCCTAAAAAGATTGGTGGAAATCGTGCGCAATATCATTCATAA
- the rpiB gene encoding ribose 5-phosphate isomerase B has translation MKIAIASDHGGFKLKQEVAKYLKDNGYDFTDFGTDSSDSVDYPDYAKPLGTKVSAGEFDRGILICGTGIGMNIAANKVEGVRCAHVHDVYSAKLTRQHNDSNVIAMGERVIGPGLAVDIIDTWLKTEFEGGRHERRVKKIED, from the coding sequence ATGAAAATTGCAATTGCGAGTGACCATGGTGGATTTAAATTAAAGCAAGAGGTTGCAAAATATTTAAAAGATAATGGTTATGATTTTACGGATTTTGGAACAGATTCAAGTGACTCAGTAGATTATCCTGACTATGCAAAGCCTTTAGGAACTAAAGTATCAGCTGGCGAATTTGATCGTGGCATTTTAATATGTGGTACGGGTATTGGGATGAACATTGCTGCCAATAAAGTGGAAGGTGTGCGTTGTGCTCATGTCCATGATGTATACTCTGCAAAGCTTACTCGTCAACACAATGATAGTAATGTGATTGCAATGGGAGAACGCGTGATTGGGCCTGGACTTGCAGTAGACATCATTGATACTTGGTTAAAAACTGAATTTGAAGGTGGTCGACATGAACGACGTGTCAAAAAGATCGAAGATTGA
- a CDS encoding low molecular weight phosphatase family protein: MIIFVCTGNTCRSPLAESYAKTKLSSEVQSRGLFVTPGSIVSDESLQLIEMNELSSSSEPQQLTHEDLQDSTLYTMTAQHKDMILQMNPNANVLMLSEIIGVENDVLDPYGQSFVAYEKAFEQIKHYIDHIDL, from the coding sequence ATGATCATATTCGTTTGTACAGGCAATACGTGCCGATCACCACTTGCAGAAAGCTATGCAAAAACAAAGCTATCATCAGAAGTACAATCAAGAGGATTATTTGTGACACCCGGAAGTATAGTGTCAGATGAGTCGCTACAATTGATTGAAATGAATGAATTAAGTTCATCGTCAGAGCCACAACAATTAACGCATGAAGACCTTCAAGATTCGACTCTTTATACAATGACCGCTCAACATAAGGACATGATTTTACAGATGAATCCTAATGCGAATGTATTGATGTTGTCGGAAATCATCGGAGTCGAAAATGATGTATTGGATCCATATGGTCAATCTTTTGTGGCTTACGAAAAAGCATTTGAACAAATTAAACATTATATAGATCATATTGATTTATAA
- a CDS encoding L-threonylcarbamoyladenylate synthase — translation MKQETIIIDENESMDNESSTLREMIKKDRVIAFPTETVYGLGGNAYSDEAVKRIFQVKQRPADNPLIVHIHCMEQLNEFTEHIHPDAYRLMKRYWPGPITFIVPIKQGMLSHYVTAGLNTVGVRMPNHDFALQFLRIVDTPIAAPSANMSGRPSPTKFSHIEYDLYGRADVLIRGDDSIVGVESTVVDTTVEPFEIVRPGHITAADIMRETGLEVIYESTTSTTPKSPGMKYRHYAPKQPVYPLKEDFKPEGHVGVIAPAELIKSWNNVVTFELCESVIDVNIAMRNLYKALRFMDAQQVDTVYIYQFPRQERYNALNNRIDKVISSKEEDL, via the coding sequence TTGAAACAAGAGACAATCATTATTGATGAGAATGAATCGATGGACAATGAATCATCGACTTTAAGAGAAATGATTAAGAAAGATCGTGTCATTGCATTTCCTACAGAGACGGTTTATGGTCTTGGTGGCAATGCATATAGTGATGAAGCGGTGAAGAGAATATTTCAAGTGAAACAACGACCGGCAGATAATCCATTAATTGTACATATTCATTGTATGGAACAATTGAATGAATTCACTGAACATATACACCCTGATGCGTATCGTTTAATGAAACGGTATTGGCCAGGTCCGATTACATTTATCGTTCCGATTAAACAAGGTATGTTAAGTCATTACGTGACAGCAGGTCTTAATACCGTTGGCGTAAGAATGCCTAATCATGATTTTGCGTTGCAGTTTTTGCGTATTGTTGACACACCGATTGCTGCACCAAGTGCTAATATGAGTGGTCGACCTTCTCCGACGAAATTTTCGCATATAGAATATGATTTGTATGGACGAGCTGATGTTTTAATACGCGGAGATGATTCAATTGTTGGTGTTGAGAGTACTGTGGTTGATACAACGGTTGAGCCATTTGAGATTGTTCGACCAGGTCATATTACAGCCGCTGATATTATGAGAGAAACCGGTTTAGAAGTGATTTATGAATCAACGACAAGTACAACGCCTAAGTCACCTGGAATGAAATACCGCCATTACGCACCGAAGCAACCTGTTTACCCTCTTAAAGAAGACTTTAAGCCAGAGGGTCACGTTGGCGTCATTGCGCCAGCGGAATTAATCAAATCATGGAATAATGTCGTGACGTTTGAACTTTGTGAATCTGTTATAGATGTTAATATAGCGATGAGGAATTTATACAAAGCGCTTCGATTTATGGATGCACAACAAGTTGATACAGTGTATATTTATCAGTTTCCTCGACAAGAGAGATATAATGCTTTGAATAATCGTATCGATAAAGTTATCTCTAGCAAGGAGGAAGATTTATGA